In Oreochromis aureus strain Israel breed Guangdong linkage group 15, ZZ_aureus, whole genome shotgun sequence, a single genomic region encodes these proteins:
- the LOC120433211 gene encoding uncharacterized protein LOC120433211, producing MDEFRWIQMFLCLMIQIAVSVNETSMFMKVGGDVTLLCLNVIDEQNNCDGTTWTFASRNKETTVELIRLGQIGEEAKTKSDRLSVTANCSLLIKKLTVEDVGFYSCQQYKVEETPSKHTLVHLSQVDLSVITLTEHKDTDKVKLSCSVVTYEQCHHTVKWLLKGQAVDKENKQIVTSQTDCSTTLSILEHHYFNSSRHKILKCEVTDTKTGKVQLFTFSHQTSGEETDDTSTKIPTMESESMTANNKSSGDSQHGNSTMC from the exons atGGATGAATTCAGAtggattcaaatgtttttatgtctGATGATTCAGATTGCAG TATCTGTAAATGAAACATCCATGTTTATGAAAGTTGGAggtgacgtcactctgctttGTCTAAATGTGATAGATGAGCAGAATAACTGTGATGGTACTACGTGGACGTTTGCTtcaagaaacaaagaaacaacagtAGAGCTGATCAGACTTGGACAGATTGGTGAAGAAGCCAAAACTAAATCAGACAGACTGAGTGTTACAGCGAACTGTTCTCTGCTTATAAAGAAGCTCACAGTTGAGGATGTTGGTTTTTATTCCTGTCAACAATACAAAGTCGAGGAAACACCATCTAAACACACTCTGGTTCATCTGTCTCAGGTTGATCTCTCTGTTATTACCT TGACTGAACATAAGGACACTGATAAGGTGAAGTTAAGCTGCTCTGTAGTGACATATGAACAGTGTCATCACACAGTGAAGTGGCTGCTTAAAGGTCAAGCTGTGGACAAAGAGAACAAACAAATAGTGACTTCACAGACTGACTGCTCCACCACTCTGTCTATTCTGGAGCATCATTACTTTAACTCATCACGTCATAAAATACTGAAGTGTGAAGTGACTGATactaaaacaggaaaagtgcagctgtttaccttCAGCCATCAGACCTCAGGTGAGGAAACAG ATGATACATCAACAAAAATCCCAACTATGGAAAGTGAAAGCATGACAGCAAACAACAAATCATCAGGAGATTCACAACATGGTAACTCAACCATGTGTTAG
- the LOC120433102 gene encoding uncharacterized protein LOC120433102 isoform X2, with protein sequence MDEFRWIQMFLCLMLMIQIAVSVNETSMFMKVGGDVTLLCLNVIDEQNNCDGTTWTFTPRNRETVELITLGQIGEEAKTKSDRLSVTANCSLLIKKLTVEDVGFYSCRQYKVEETPSKHTLVHQSLVDLSVITLTEHKDTDKVKLSCSVVTYAECHHTVKWLLKGQAVDKENKQIVTSQTDCSTTLSILEHHYFNSSHHKILKCEVTDTKTGKVQLFTFSRQTSGEETGDTKTTKKPDRKTETTTTIKTLLKSDDTTTKTVESESTTANNKPSGDSQHGVLWFIIPAVGLVSLLIVVVFFIRWKRTRGNKTQMDEDAGLSLNPAETRSAPQTSQDSVDPEVSYATISYTKTNNKVRVQGDDEGDAVTYSTVKAHSSSVAATADPSSLYSTVSFSAT encoded by the exons atGGATGAATTCAGAtggattcaaatgtttttatgtctGATGCTGATGATTCAGATTGCAG TATCTGTAAATGAAACATCCATGTTTATGAAAGTTGGAggtgacgtcactctgctttGTCTAAATGTGATAGATGAGCAGAATAACTGTGATGGTACTACGTGGACCTTTACTccaagaaacagagaaacagtaGAGCTGATCACACTTGGACAGATTGGTGAAGAAGCCAAAACTAAATCAGACAGACTGAGTGTTACAGCGAACTGTTCTCTGCTTATAAAGAAGCTCACAGTTGAGGATGTTGGTTTTTATTCCTGTCGACAATACAAAGTCGAGGAAACACCATCTAAACACACTCTGGTTCATCAGTCTTTGGTTGATCTCTCTGTTATTACCT TGACTGAACATAAGGACACTGATAAGGTGAAGTTAAGCTGCTCTGTGGTGACATATGCAGAGTGTCATCACACAGTGAAGTGGCTGCTTAAAGGTCAAGCTGTGGACAAAGAGAACAAACAAATAGTGACTTCACAGACTGACTGCTCCACCACTCTGTCTATTCTGGAGCATCATTACTTTAACTCATCACATCATAAAATACTGAAGTGTGAAGTGACTGATactaaaacaggaaaagtgcagctgtttaccttCAGCCGTCAGACCTCAGGTGAGGAAACAG gtgacacaaaaacaacaaagaaaccagacagaaaaactgaaacaaccaCAACAATTAAGACGCTTCTAAAATCAG atgatacaacaacaaaaactgtggAAAGTGAAAGCACGACAGCAAACAACAAACCGTCAGGAGATTCACAACATG GTGTCCTGTGGTTCATCATTCCAGCTGTGGGTTTGGTCTCACTCTTGatagttgttgtgtttttcatcaGATGGAAGAGAACTAGAG gaaacaaaacacagatggaTGAAGATGCT GGACTGAGTTTAAACCCTGCAGAGACTCGGTCTGCTCCTCAAACCAGTCAGGACTCG GTGGATCCTGAAGTTTCCTACGCTACCATCAGCTACACCAAGACCAACAATAAAGTTCGG gTTCAGGGTGATGATGAAGGTGATGCAGTGACCTACAGCACTGTGAAGGCTCATTCCTCTTCTGTTGCAGCCACTGCTGATCCCAGCAGCCTCTACTCTACTGTCAGTTTTTCAGCCACATAG
- the LOC120433102 gene encoding uncharacterized protein LOC120433102 isoform X1 — MDEFRWIQMFLCLMLMIQIAVFSTVSVNETSMFMKVGGDVTLLCLNVIDEQNNCDGTTWTFTPRNRETVELITLGQIGEEAKTKSDRLSVTANCSLLIKKLTVEDVGFYSCRQYKVEETPSKHTLVHQSLVDLSVITLTEHKDTDKVKLSCSVVTYAECHHTVKWLLKGQAVDKENKQIVTSQTDCSTTLSILEHHYFNSSHHKILKCEVTDTKTGKVQLFTFSRQTSGEETGDTKTTKKPDRKTETTTTIKTLLKSDDTTTKTVESESTTANNKPSGDSQHGVLWFIIPAVGLVSLLIVVVFFIRWKRTRGNKTQMDEDAGLSLNPAETRSAPQTSQDSVDPEVSYATISYTKTNNKVRVQGDDEGDAVTYSTVKAHSSSVAATADPSSLYSTVSFSAT, encoded by the exons atGGATGAATTCAGAtggattcaaatgtttttatgtctGATGCTGATGATTCAGATTGCAG TCTTCTCAACAGTATCTGTAAATGAAACATCCATGTTTATGAAAGTTGGAggtgacgtcactctgctttGTCTAAATGTGATAGATGAGCAGAATAACTGTGATGGTACTACGTGGACCTTTACTccaagaaacagagaaacagtaGAGCTGATCACACTTGGACAGATTGGTGAAGAAGCCAAAACTAAATCAGACAGACTGAGTGTTACAGCGAACTGTTCTCTGCTTATAAAGAAGCTCACAGTTGAGGATGTTGGTTTTTATTCCTGTCGACAATACAAAGTCGAGGAAACACCATCTAAACACACTCTGGTTCATCAGTCTTTGGTTGATCTCTCTGTTATTACCT TGACTGAACATAAGGACACTGATAAGGTGAAGTTAAGCTGCTCTGTGGTGACATATGCAGAGTGTCATCACACAGTGAAGTGGCTGCTTAAAGGTCAAGCTGTGGACAAAGAGAACAAACAAATAGTGACTTCACAGACTGACTGCTCCACCACTCTGTCTATTCTGGAGCATCATTACTTTAACTCATCACATCATAAAATACTGAAGTGTGAAGTGACTGATactaaaacaggaaaagtgcagctgtttaccttCAGCCGTCAGACCTCAGGTGAGGAAACAG gtgacacaaaaacaacaaagaaaccagacagaaaaactgaaacaaccaCAACAATTAAGACGCTTCTAAAATCAG atgatacaacaacaaaaactgtggAAAGTGAAAGCACGACAGCAAACAACAAACCGTCAGGAGATTCACAACATG GTGTCCTGTGGTTCATCATTCCAGCTGTGGGTTTGGTCTCACTCTTGatagttgttgtgtttttcatcaGATGGAAGAGAACTAGAG gaaacaaaacacagatggaTGAAGATGCT GGACTGAGTTTAAACCCTGCAGAGACTCGGTCTGCTCCTCAAACCAGTCAGGACTCG GTGGATCCTGAAGTTTCCTACGCTACCATCAGCTACACCAAGACCAACAATAAAGTTCGG gTTCAGGGTGATGATGAAGGTGATGCAGTGACCTACAGCACTGTGAAGGCTCATTCCTCTTCTGTTGCAGCCACTGCTGATCCCAGCAGCCTCTACTCTACTGTCAGTTTTTCAGCCACATAG
- the LOC120433102 gene encoding uncharacterized protein LOC120433102 isoform X3, translating into MDEFRWIQMFLCLMLMIQIAVFSTVSVNETSMFMKVGGDVTLLCLNVIDEQNNCDGTTWTFTPRNRETVELITLGQIGEEAKTKSDRLSVTANCSLLIKKLTVEDVGFYSCRQYKVEETPSKHTLVHQSLVDLSVITLTEHKDTDKVKLSCSVVTYAECHHTVKWLLKGQAVDKENKQIVTSQTDCSTTLSILEHHYFNSSHHKILKCEVTDTKTGKVQLFTFSRQTSGDTKTTKKPDRKTETTTTIKTLLKSDDTTTKTVESESTTANNKPSGDSQHGVLWFIIPAVGLVSLLIVVVFFIRWKRTRGNKTQMDEDAGLSLNPAETRSAPQTSQDSVDPEVSYATISYTKTNNKVRVQGDDEGDAVTYSTVKAHSSSVAATADPSSLYSTVSFSAT; encoded by the exons atGGATGAATTCAGAtggattcaaatgtttttatgtctGATGCTGATGATTCAGATTGCAG TCTTCTCAACAGTATCTGTAAATGAAACATCCATGTTTATGAAAGTTGGAggtgacgtcactctgctttGTCTAAATGTGATAGATGAGCAGAATAACTGTGATGGTACTACGTGGACCTTTACTccaagaaacagagaaacagtaGAGCTGATCACACTTGGACAGATTGGTGAAGAAGCCAAAACTAAATCAGACAGACTGAGTGTTACAGCGAACTGTTCTCTGCTTATAAAGAAGCTCACAGTTGAGGATGTTGGTTTTTATTCCTGTCGACAATACAAAGTCGAGGAAACACCATCTAAACACACTCTGGTTCATCAGTCTTTGGTTGATCTCTCTGTTATTACCT TGACTGAACATAAGGACACTGATAAGGTGAAGTTAAGCTGCTCTGTGGTGACATATGCAGAGTGTCATCACACAGTGAAGTGGCTGCTTAAAGGTCAAGCTGTGGACAAAGAGAACAAACAAATAGTGACTTCACAGACTGACTGCTCCACCACTCTGTCTATTCTGGAGCATCATTACTTTAACTCATCACATCATAAAATACTGAAGTGTGAAGTGACTGATactaaaacaggaaaagtgcagctgtttaccttCAGCCGTCAGACCTCAG gtgacacaaaaacaacaaagaaaccagacagaaaaactgaaacaaccaCAACAATTAAGACGCTTCTAAAATCAG atgatacaacaacaaaaactgtggAAAGTGAAAGCACGACAGCAAACAACAAACCGTCAGGAGATTCACAACATG GTGTCCTGTGGTTCATCATTCCAGCTGTGGGTTTGGTCTCACTCTTGatagttgttgtgtttttcatcaGATGGAAGAGAACTAGAG gaaacaaaacacagatggaTGAAGATGCT GGACTGAGTTTAAACCCTGCAGAGACTCGGTCTGCTCCTCAAACCAGTCAGGACTCG GTGGATCCTGAAGTTTCCTACGCTACCATCAGCTACACCAAGACCAACAATAAAGTTCGG gTTCAGGGTGATGATGAAGGTGATGCAGTGACCTACAGCACTGTGAAGGCTCATTCCTCTTCTGTTGCAGCCACTGCTGATCCCAGCAGCCTCTACTCTACTGTCAGTTTTTCAGCCACATAG